In a genomic window of Rubripirellula tenax:
- a CDS encoding circularly permuted type 2 ATP-grasp protein, with protein sequence MTHNRSQSQASATQNQSQTSALTEQGFVAPQLAGYKCEGFFDELVDENNFARPDAENLIELINRLPPEELLRRQNAIEKSLYRMGITFTVYSDEAGTEKIMPFDVVPRIVSAMLWQHIEAGLKQRIRALNRFLSDIYGEQKIIQDGVIPRDIIDSAPSFLKECIGLKPPGDVWCHITGTDLVRDNSGGVYVLEDNLRCPSGVSYVLQNRHVMKRNFPQVFAASQVRPVNDYPSRLYGMLQAIAPKGVTHPMIAVLTPGVYNSAYYEHSYLAQQMGVELVEGRDLTVKNDIVYMRTTDGLQRVDVIYRRVDDTFLDPETFRKDSCLGVAGLMKAYRAGNVSLANAPGTGIADDKVVYAFVPDMIKYYLGEESILANVPTYLCHRDEDREYVLANLDKLVVKAAGESGGYGILIGPHASPAEREEFAGKIRTDPRNYIAQPTLQLSRVPTLAGNALEGRHVDLRPYILCSGKDDIWVMPGGLTRVALKKGSLVVNSSQGGGSKDTWVSAEAGQDIASDWQDE encoded by the coding sequence ATGACGCACAATCGTTCGCAGTCGCAAGCCTCTGCCACCCAAAATCAATCACAAACGTCCGCCCTCACTGAGCAAGGCTTCGTCGCACCTCAATTGGCCGGATACAAGTGTGAAGGATTTTTCGACGAATTGGTGGATGAAAACAATTTCGCCCGTCCAGATGCGGAAAACCTGATCGAATTGATCAACCGTCTTCCGCCGGAAGAACTCTTGCGGCGACAAAATGCGATCGAAAAATCGTTATACCGGATGGGCATCACCTTCACGGTCTATAGCGACGAAGCCGGCACCGAAAAAATCATGCCGTTCGACGTCGTACCGCGAATCGTTTCGGCCATGCTTTGGCAGCACATCGAAGCCGGCCTTAAGCAACGAATCCGTGCACTCAACCGGTTCCTATCGGATATCTACGGCGAACAAAAAATCATCCAAGACGGTGTCATACCGCGCGATATCATCGACTCGGCTCCTTCGTTCTTGAAAGAGTGCATTGGCTTGAAACCGCCCGGTGACGTTTGGTGCCACATCACCGGCACGGATTTGGTGCGAGACAATTCGGGCGGCGTCTACGTTCTGGAGGACAACCTTCGCTGCCCATCGGGCGTTTCATACGTGTTGCAGAATCGCCACGTTATGAAGCGAAATTTCCCGCAAGTCTTTGCCGCTTCGCAAGTCCGTCCCGTGAACGACTATCCATCAAGGTTGTACGGGATGTTGCAGGCGATCGCGCCGAAGGGTGTCACCCATCCGATGATCGCAGTGTTGACGCCGGGCGTTTACAACAGTGCGTACTATGAACACTCGTACTTGGCCCAACAAATGGGCGTCGAGCTGGTCGAGGGTCGCGATCTGACGGTCAAGAACGACATCGTTTACATGCGAACCACGGACGGATTGCAACGCGTCGACGTGATCTATCGCCGCGTCGACGATACGTTCCTAGATCCGGAAACATTCCGCAAGGATTCGTGCCTCGGTGTGGCGGGTTTGATGAAAGCTTATCGAGCGGGCAACGTTTCCCTAGCCAATGCGCCGGGCACTGGCATTGCGGACGACAAAGTCGTTTACGCATTTGTACCTGACATGATCAAGTACTATTTGGGCGAAGAATCCATCTTGGCGAACGTGCCAACCTACTTGTGCCATCGCGACGAAGATCGTGAGTACGTGCTTGCCAACCTCGACAAGTTGGTTGTTAAGGCGGCAGGCGAATCCGGTGGCTACGGAATCTTGATCGGCCCGCACGCTTCGCCCGCCGAACGTGAAGAGTTTGCTGGCAAGATCCGGACTGACCCCCGCAACTATATCGCGCAACCAACACTTCAACTTTCCCGCGTGCCGACGTTGGCTGGCAACGCGCTGGAAGGACGACACGTCGATTTGCGGCCTTACATTTTGTGTAGCGGCAAAGACGACATTTGGGTCATGCCGGGCGGACTAACTCGAGTCGCGTTGAAGAAAGGATCGCTGGTTGTCAATTCGTCCCAGGGCGGTGGCAGCAAGGATACATGGGTCTCCGCCGAGGCGGGGCAAGATATCGCCAGCGACTGGCAAGACGAGTAA
- a CDS encoding alpha-E domain-containing protein — translation MLSRVAESIYWMSRQMERAENLARFLEVTLNLTLDQADSLVDPWEPLVQVTGDTEWFVEKYGVPTQQSVVNFLAFDLEYHSSMLTCLRAARENAKSVREMLSSEAFEQINEFYHFVSDSSATQITDPTAAFFDSVRDYSLLWSGILDSTMAHDMRWHFANVGRLLERADKTSRILDVKYFNLLPNVTDVGTAIDDLQWSTLLLAISGFEAYRREHHLVNIEKVVAFFLFHQAFPRSVRSCVAGAHWSLTEIEAKSNSDEPGEAIQHIATLQHRLTESNVKEVIAGGMHQFIDLVQLELNQIGESLTYDYFNAPRPS, via the coding sequence ATGCTCTCCCGCGTTGCCGAATCGATTTATTGGATGAGCCGCCAAATGGAACGGGCTGAAAACTTGGCCCGCTTCCTGGAAGTCACGCTGAACCTCACACTGGATCAAGCTGACTCGCTGGTGGATCCCTGGGAACCACTGGTCCAGGTTACCGGCGACACCGAGTGGTTCGTCGAAAAATATGGTGTGCCGACCCAACAAAGTGTGGTCAACTTCCTGGCGTTCGACTTGGAATACCACTCGTCCATGTTGACCTGCTTGCGAGCAGCGCGCGAAAACGCAAAGAGTGTCCGTGAGATGCTTTCCAGCGAAGCTTTCGAGCAAATCAACGAGTTCTATCACTTCGTTTCTGATTCCAGCGCGACTCAGATTACCGATCCGACGGCGGCATTCTTCGACAGTGTCCGGGACTACTCGCTGCTTTGGTCGGGAATCCTAGACAGCACGATGGCCCATGACATGCGTTGGCACTTCGCCAACGTCGGTCGGTTGCTGGAACGAGCGGATAAGACATCGCGGATTTTGGATGTCAAATACTTTAACCTGTTGCCCAATGTTACGGACGTGGGAACCGCGATTGACGACCTTCAATGGTCAACGCTTCTGTTGGCGATTAGCGGGTTTGAAGCTTACCGGCGCGAACACCATCTCGTGAATATCGAGAAAGTCGTCGCGTTCTTTTTGTTCCACCAAGCGTTCCCTCGTTCCGTTCGATCATGCGTTGCCGGCGCACACTGGTCGCTGACCGAGATCGAAGCAAAGTCAAATTCCGACGAACCCGGCGAAGCCATTCAACATATCGCCACCCTGCAACACCGATTGACCGAAAGCAACGTCAAGGAAGTGATCGCTGGAGGTATGCACCAGTTTATCGACTTGGTTCAACTCGAATTGAATCAAATCGGTGAGTCTCTCACTTACGACTATTTCAACGCACCTAGGCCTTCATGA